From a region of the Streptomyces tirandamycinicus genome:
- a CDS encoding protein phosphatase, with translation MTEPWTQTATGVLRLPSGRLMRGRGLRHPLPDGPTPTYALYLLDKRPPDVPWDAEWLRWPDFRLPRDRDRAQTALGEVWARAATERVEVACGGGRGRTGTALACLAVIDGVPAAAAVAFVRRHYDRHAVETPWQRRYVRRFPLP, from the coding sequence ATGACCGAGCCCTGGACGCAGACCGCGACCGGCGTCCTCCGCCTGCCCTCCGGGCGGCTGATGCGGGGACGCGGCCTGCGGCATCCACTGCCGGACGGCCCCACGCCCACGTACGCGCTGTATCTGCTGGACAAGCGGCCTCCCGACGTCCCCTGGGATGCCGAGTGGCTGCGCTGGCCGGACTTCCGCCTGCCCCGCGACCGGGACCGCGCACAGACCGCACTGGGCGAGGTCTGGGCGCGGGCGGCCACGGAGCGGGTCGAAGTCGCCTGCGGCGGCGGACGCGGCCGTACCGGCACGGCGCTGGCGTGCCTCGCCGTCATCGACGGCGTACCGGCCGCCGCGGCGGTGGCCTTCGTTCGGCGCCACTACGACCGCCATGCCGTCGAGACTCCCTGGCAGCGCCGGTACGTACGCCGCTTCCCGCTTCCGTGA
- a CDS encoding type II toxin-antitoxin system HicB family antitoxin, whose product MTTGYQARLRRIGRWWAVDVPELAIHTQCRTLDEAEDMAREAIAEALGTVPDTVGVELVVPEFAPLLHSVTEARRRRAAADSAERQALSDAVRTLVEDLCVSQGDACRLLGMSHQTVARLSPARGSADARPWRLDGRAAAQRSLAPGSGTRAGDGVDIGGSGPGDTGDGGTGGTGGPGAAGGRGGGRHAGAADRVAGGGDEADDAHRTQRAPERRPGGSSHPGDAARANGQRPAASAVRPRWAIAEDEP is encoded by the coding sequence ATGACCACTGGCTACCAGGCCCGGCTGCGCAGGATCGGCCGGTGGTGGGCCGTCGACGTTCCGGAACTCGCGATCCACACGCAGTGCCGCACCCTCGACGAGGCCGAGGACATGGCCCGCGAGGCCATCGCCGAGGCGCTCGGGACGGTTCCGGACACGGTCGGCGTGGAGCTGGTGGTTCCGGAGTTCGCTCCCCTGCTGCACAGCGTGACGGAGGCCCGGCGACGGCGTGCGGCGGCCGACTCGGCCGAGCGGCAGGCGCTGTCCGACGCCGTACGCACCCTCGTGGAGGACCTGTGTGTGAGCCAGGGTGACGCGTGCCGGCTGCTGGGCATGTCCCACCAGACGGTGGCCCGGCTGTCTCCGGCCCGCGGTTCCGCCGACGCCCGCCCGTGGCGTCTCGACGGGCGGGCCGCCGCGCAGAGGTCGCTGGCGCCCGGCAGCGGAACTCGCGCCGGAGACGGGGTCGACATCGGCGGCAGTGGTCCTGGCGATACTGGCGATGGCGGTACTGGGGGTACGGGCGGTCCCGGTGCTGCCGGAGGACGTGGTGGCGGTCGGCACGCGGGCGCTGCCGACCGTGTCGCCGGTGGCGGTGACGAGGCGGACGACGCGCACCGGACGCAGCGTGCTCCCGAGCGCCGCCCGGGCGGTTCGTCCCACCCGGGCGACGCGGCGCGCGCGAACGGTCAGCGGCCGGCCGCGTCGGCGGTCCGGCCACGCTGGGCGATCGCGGAGGACGAGCCCTGA
- a CDS encoding SCO2400 family protein, which yields MDYCSSCRRDLNGALVCPGCGAYAPDIAPPARRHDAGVPATTVRPSPMAGRDVRDRAAHPGSAPYLHAGRDGAGSPDGFAAYGTDTFDAFATSTADGTAGTGSPDGPGADGSEVDAAVSGAATGQGRAARRRQLARWKKHRRRAAAATAVALVGGGLTIAALPTGKPSTGPALASAPPEPGTGATPSGSVPPGAVPIGTPDSAAAPRPGADRPAGTGAHRRGAEAAQPRAEAPAETAVTGAAGSTRMAGRSATAVPDQQTAPLPRDDQRTAPSSAPRAPEQSAGGQAPAAPAPGTTSPPPAAEPPGPATPPAGLLPVPPGGAPAQVCVVGLCIG from the coding sequence ATGGACTACTGCTCCTCGTGCCGCAGAGACCTCAATGGCGCACTCGTGTGCCCGGGTTGCGGTGCCTACGCCCCGGACATCGCCCCGCCTGCCCGTCGCCACGACGCGGGAGTCCCCGCAACGACCGTGCGACCGTCGCCGATGGCCGGGCGTGACGTCCGCGATCGGGCTGCCCACCCCGGCAGCGCGCCGTACCTCCACGCAGGCCGCGATGGCGCCGGATCGCCCGACGGCTTTGCCGCGTACGGGACGGACACGTTCGACGCGTTCGCGACCTCCACGGCGGACGGCACGGCGGGCACCGGTTCTCCCGACGGCCCCGGCGCCGACGGGTCCGAGGTGGACGCCGCCGTCTCCGGCGCCGCCACCGGTCAGGGCCGGGCCGCCCGGCGCCGGCAGCTCGCGCGCTGGAAGAAGCACCGGCGCCGGGCCGCGGCCGCGACGGCCGTCGCCCTGGTCGGCGGCGGTCTGACGATCGCCGCGCTGCCCACCGGAAAGCCCTCCACCGGTCCCGCGCTCGCTTCCGCACCTCCGGAGCCGGGGACCGGGGCCACGCCGTCCGGATCCGTGCCGCCGGGCGCCGTCCCCATCGGGACACCGGACAGCGCGGCTGCACCCCGGCCCGGCGCCGACCGCCCCGCCGGCACCGGCGCACACCGGCGCGGCGCCGAGGCCGCGCAGCCCCGTGCGGAGGCGCCGGCGGAGACGGCGGTGACGGGGGCGGCAGGGAGCACCAGGATGGCGGGCCGGTCGGCGACAGCCGTCCCGGACCAGCAGACGGCGCCCCTGCCCCGCGACGACCAGCGCACCGCACCGTCCTCCGCACCCCGGGCACCCGAGCAGTCGGCCGGTGGGCAGGCCCCCGCCGCGCCCGCGCCCGGGACCACCTCGCCGCCCCCCGCCGCCGAGCCCCCCGGCCCGGCCACACCGCCCGCGGGGCTGCTGCCGGTGCCGCCCGGCGGGGCGCCGGCCCAGGTGTGCGTGGTCGGGCTCTGCATCGGCTGA
- a CDS encoding DedA family protein: MFEAVGLLLGSPWIYAVVALSVLLDVFLPVLPSGVLVITAATAAAGTTAAAGQGAVTGTTAFASAAIQASGDAPSVPALLLCAATASVLGDLVAYRLARRGGERLDRAIARSRRLVAARERLGAALSRGGGLLVVIARFAPAGRSVVSLGAGAAHRKVREFLPWSALAAVAWAGYSVGLGWFGGQWLGATWVGVAVSVAALFGAGFVAAYVMRRPAPDPA; the protein is encoded by the coding sequence GTGTTCGAGGCCGTGGGGCTGCTGCTCGGCAGCCCATGGATCTATGCGGTGGTGGCGCTGTCCGTGCTCCTCGACGTGTTCCTGCCCGTGCTGCCGAGCGGCGTGCTGGTGATCACTGCCGCGACGGCGGCGGCGGGGACGACGGCCGCGGCGGGACAGGGCGCGGTGACCGGAACGACCGCGTTCGCGTCGGCCGCCATCCAAGCGTCCGGTGACGCGCCCTCGGTGCCGGCGCTGCTGCTGTGCGCGGCGACCGCGTCCGTGCTCGGTGACCTGGTCGCCTATCGGCTCGCCCGGCGCGGCGGGGAGCGGCTGGACCGCGCCATCGCCCGCTCCCGGCGTCTGGTGGCGGCACGGGAACGCCTCGGCGCGGCACTGAGCCGGGGCGGTGGACTGCTCGTCGTCATCGCCCGGTTCGCACCGGCGGGCCGGTCCGTCGTCTCCCTCGGCGCGGGCGCGGCGCACCGCAAGGTGCGGGAGTTCCTGCCCTGGTCGGCCCTGGCCGCCGTGGCCTGGGCGGGCTACAGCGTCGGCCTCGGCTGGTTCGGCGGGCAGTGGCTGGGCGCGACCTGGGTGGGCGTGGCGGTGTCCGTCGCCGCCCTCTTCGGCGCGGGCTTCGTCGCGGCCTATGTCATGCGGCGTCCGGCGCCGGATCCTGCGTAG
- a CDS encoding DUF2277 domain-containing protein: MCRSIKTLRPPVLPEEATEEDIRAAALQFIRKVSGFRAPAAHNREVFDRAVDEVAAATRKLLDGLEVRGGAGATRKATQDPAPDAA, translated from the coding sequence ATGTGCCGCAGCATCAAGACCCTTCGACCGCCCGTCCTCCCCGAAGAAGCCACCGAGGAGGACATCAGGGCCGCCGCCCTGCAGTTCATACGGAAGGTGTCCGGGTTCCGGGCGCCCGCCGCGCACAACCGGGAGGTGTTCGACCGCGCAGTCGACGAGGTGGCGGCGGCGACGCGAAAGCTTCTCGACGGGCTGGAGGTGCGCGGCGGCGCAGGCGCGACGCGGAAGGCTACGCAGGATCCGGCGCCGGACGCCGCATGA
- a CDS encoding STAS domain-containing protein, with amino-acid sequence MSPLKITARDAAIGPVVEVFGELDHSSAIRLRELIPTIELRPGQRLVMDLSGMEFCDSSGITALIAAHHHAQAARADLALAAVPAHTLRILRVVGLDQILPILPAAASDDGGSETGPVA; translated from the coding sequence ATGAGCCCACTGAAGATCACCGCCCGAGACGCTGCCATCGGTCCCGTCGTGGAGGTCTTCGGCGAGCTCGACCACAGCAGTGCCATCCGGCTGCGTGAACTGATCCCCACGATCGAACTCCGGCCGGGCCAGCGCCTCGTGATGGATCTGAGCGGTATGGAGTTCTGCGACTCCAGCGGTATCACCGCCCTGATCGCGGCCCACCACCACGCCCAGGCCGCCCGGGCGGACCTCGCACTCGCCGCCGTACCCGCCCACACCCTGCGCATTCTCCGTGTCGTCGGCCTCGACCAGATCCTCCCCATCCTCCCCGCAGCCGCCTCGGACGACGGGGGGAGCGAGACCGGACCGGTCGCGTGA
- a CDS encoding superoxide dismutase family protein, with product MALRAYGRFTPPGSFVPSTALTYDRTLVPAGAWIVVEQTTERSGTVVRARVGGVKPGHAFGAHVHTAPCDADPAGAGPHYQHLAAPGADPANELWLDFTADAAGEGNAETRHRWGLRRGGAQSVVLHAEQGGAGTRVACFTVPFGGYGTP from the coding sequence GTGGCGCTGCGGGCGTACGGCCGGTTCACTCCGCCCGGTTCGTTCGTCCCGTCGACGGCGCTCACCTACGACCGGACGCTTGTGCCGGCGGGGGCGTGGATCGTGGTGGAGCAGACGACCGAGAGGTCGGGGACCGTGGTACGGGCCCGCGTGGGCGGGGTGAAGCCGGGGCACGCTTTCGGCGCCCATGTGCACACCGCGCCGTGCGACGCGGACCCCGCCGGAGCGGGGCCGCACTACCAGCACCTGGCCGCGCCGGGCGCCGATCCCGCGAACGAACTGTGGCTGGACTTCACCGCCGACGCCGCCGGGGAGGGCAACGCCGAGACCCGGCACCGGTGGGGGCTGCGGCGCGGTGGGGCGCAGTCGGTCGTCCTGCACGCCGAGCAGGGCGGCGCGGGCACCCGAGTGGCCTGCTTCACGGTCCCGTTCGGCGGCTACGGGACACCGTGA